The Roseofilum capinflatum BLCC-M114 DNA segment CAAACTGGAGGTCAAACTATTTCTGCGCCATCTGCTCCATGCCAAGCTTTATCTGATTTATCGCGGCGATCGCATTACTCCCCGTATTGCCTATGTGGGCAGTAGTAACTTGACCTTTTCCGGTCTCAGGGGTCAGGGGGAACTCAATGTGGAAGTCACGGATCGCGATGATACCGAGAAGCTAGAAAAGTGGTTTACCGATCGCTGGGAAGACCGGTTTTCCCTGGATATTTCCCAAGATCTGATTGAGGTGATTGATGAAAGTTGGGCCGGTAAACAGCGATCGCCTTTTTATATTTACCTGAAGATGGCCTATCACCTATCCCAGGAAGCGCGAGATGGCTTGAGTCGATACCAAGCGCCCAAACATTTTGGCTTATTGGAATTTCAGGAGCAAGCGGTGCGGGTAGCCATGCAGCATATTGATAAGCGCCATGGGGTGATCATTGGGGATGTGGTGGGTTTGGGCAAAACCCTGGTGGGAACGGCGATCGCCTATAAGTGCGAAGAAGAATATGGTACGAGTACCTTGATCATCTGTCCCAAGAATCTGGAATTGATGTGGCAAGGGTATGTGGATCGATATGGCTTACGGGGAAAAGTGGTTCCCGTTAGCCAAGTAGAAAAAATCTTACCGGAAGTGCCCGCAAGATTTCGGTTAGTGCTGATTGACGAGAGTCATAACCTCCGCAACCGGGAGGGGAAACGGTATCAAGCGATTAAGAAGTATGTGGAGGAAAGTGGGAGTCGGTGTATTTTGCTGACGGCAACGCCTTATAACAAAGACTATTTAGATTTGTCGGCTCAGTTGCGTCTATTTTTGCGTCCAGAACAGGATTTGGGCATTAAGCCAGAAGCTTATATTCGCGACATGGGGGGAGAGGTGAAATTTGTATGGCGACACCCGGCGACACCGGTGCGATCGCTGATGGCTTTTGAACAGAGCGATCGGCCGGAAGATTGGCAGCAGTTGATGAATCGCTATATGTTGCGACGAACCAGGGGATTTATTAAAAATACCTATGCTAAACAGGATGAACGAGGCGCTTATTTAGAGTTTGCTAATGGCGATCGCTTCTATTTTCCTCTGCGCCGTCCTCGGACAGTTACGTTTACTACCGATGCAGCCACCGATCCCTATGCGCGGCTGTATAGCGATCGCGTGGTAGATACGATCAACCGCTTGCATTTGCCTCGCTATGGTTTGGGTAATTATGTGATATCTCCCCCCAAAAATAAGAAAACCAAGGGTAAAACTTCACCCGGTCAAATGAGCTTGGTTACTGGATTTGACCATTTGCAGCCCACGGAAGCAGAGCGGAAAATTTTGGCCAATCTTTCCCATGCAGGGCAGCGCCTGATGGGGTTTTGCCGCACCAATTTATTTAAGCGTCTAGAAAGTAGTGGCGCGGCTTTTCTTCAGTCCATTGAGCGTCATATTTTACGCAATTCGGTGTATTTGTATGCGATCGCCCAGAATTTGCCCATTCCCATTGGCAGCCAAGATGCTCTCTTGCTCGATAGCACTACGGATGAGGATAGCGATAGCTTGCTGAGTCAGGATTGGGAAGCTACCGACATGGGAGATACAACACTTTACGCGGTAATGAGAGACAGTCGGAACGATCCCCCTACATCCCCCTTAAAAAGGGGGACTTTTACTGCCCCCCTTTTTAAGGGGGGTTGGGGGGATCGAGATGCAGGGCATAGCAGAGCCAACTTCTGTAATGAAGATACTGAGGAACCGGGAGATGATGCGGCTGGATTTAACCCGGTAGAATTGGAAGCACGAGCGGCAACCATCTACGATCTCTATCAAAATCGCTATCCGAACCGCTTTAAGTGGATTCATCCCCGGTTCTTTACCCCCGAACTGGCGGCAGATTTACGCCAGGATGCCCAAGCATTGAGGGAAATTTTGGCGATCGCCGGGTTTTGGGATGCCACTGAAGATAGCAAGTTGCGATCGCTCATTCAACTCGTCAGCGCAGAACATCCCCAAGAAAAAATCCTCATCTTTACCCAGTTTGCCGATACTGCTCGATATCTCTCTGAAGCTCTAGAAACCCAAGGCATCACCCATATCGGTTTAGTTACCGGCAATTCTCAGAGCGATCCGACTACCCTCGCCCACCGATTTAGTCCCCAAAGCAATCAGAAAACCATCTCGCCAGAGCAAGAAATTAGAGTATTAATCGCCACCGATGTTTTGAGTGAAGGGCAAAACTTACAAGATGCTCGGATTGTGGTCAATTATGACTTACCTTGGGCGATTATTCGCTTAATTCAGCGCGTTGGACGGGTCGATCGCATCGGCCAAGAAGCTGATGAAATTTTCTGCTAT contains these protein-coding regions:
- a CDS encoding helicase-related protein gives rise to the protein MSGIYDNCDFPLLPQLQQVLQQAYRADFCVGYFNLRGWGKLEAQVEQFRAGAGHNCRLLVGMHKLPNDHLKSLLAIGRGNLKMSQEQTLPLKKVMAQEFREQLTYGVPTTEDEASLKRLQSQLEAGKLEVKLFLRHLLHAKLYLIYRGDRITPRIAYVGSSNLTFSGLRGQGELNVEVTDRDDTEKLEKWFTDRWEDRFSLDISQDLIEVIDESWAGKQRSPFYIYLKMAYHLSQEARDGLSRYQAPKHFGLLEFQEQAVRVAMQHIDKRHGVIIGDVVGLGKTLVGTAIAYKCEEEYGTSTLIICPKNLELMWQGYVDRYGLRGKVVPVSQVEKILPEVPARFRLVLIDESHNLRNREGKRYQAIKKYVEESGSRCILLTATPYNKDYLDLSAQLRLFLRPEQDLGIKPEAYIRDMGGEVKFVWRHPATPVRSLMAFEQSDRPEDWQQLMNRYMLRRTRGFIKNTYAKQDERGAYLEFANGDRFYFPLRRPRTVTFTTDAATDPYARLYSDRVVDTINRLHLPRYGLGNYVISPPKNKKTKGKTSPGQMSLVTGFDHLQPTEAERKILANLSHAGQRLMGFCRTNLFKRLESSGAAFLQSIERHILRNSVYLYAIAQNLPIPIGSQDALLLDSTTDEDSDSLLSQDWEATDMGDTTLYAVMRDSRNDPPTSPLKRGTFTAPLFKGGWGDRDAGHSRANFCNEDTEEPGDDAAGFNPVELEARAATIYDLYQNRYPNRFKWIHPRFFTPELAADLRQDAQALREILAIAGFWDATEDSKLRSLIQLVSAEHPQEKILIFTQFADTARYLSEALETQGITHIGLVTGNSQSDPTTLAHRFSPQSNQKTISPEQEIRVLIATDVLSEGQNLQDARIVVNYDLPWAIIRLIQRVGRVDRIGQEADEIFCYSFLPAEGVEELINLRGRLRDRLKENQEVVGTDEAFFEDDEQREVLLNLYHEKANILDEDEDSGEVDLTSEALQIWQTAIDANPRLKRMIQDLPDVVLSTRHHQPTTLDPEGVLLYLRTAEGTDALAWVDAEGNSVTQSQMRILRMARCSIDTPALEHHPQHYELVKKASEQISEQSKRVSGSLGSPKGARAKIYTRLNAYCEYVKNTTPILAQGQEWKNLKKAIEMIYNYPLKQNAIASLNRELRAGISDEHLAQNVTYLMEHDALCVVSADGDFEGAKVICSMGLFDRLS